A window of Mucilaginibacter robiniae genomic DNA:
CACCACCATCAATCAGGTAGTTGATTAGTTTTTTGAGGCCGTCATAATCTACTTGTCCGCTGCCATCAAACGGCGTTACTATGGCTACGCCCGTTCCGTGAAACATATTCATGTTGTGATACTAAAAAGGCTGCTAAGATAAGATTTTGACTGTGATAAAATCAGCATATAGATGCCAACTTATTAAAATCCTATATCAATGCGCAAAGCCGAACGTTTATTGTTATTGTCCTGATAAGCATGAGCATACAATATCCGGAAATTTAAATATTTGATACCTAAACCTATTTCATGATAGTTTTTGAAAGTAGGTGTGGTCAGGTAATTATATTCAACCAGTTCCTGCAATTTAAGCCTGCGCAGCACTGGGACTTTACTTAACAGCAACCCATCAAAATTTTGTTCCAAATGGCCTTCCAGATACTGGTTGTCGGTACTGTAGTTGTAATAGTTAAGCAACAGAAAATTATTAAGAGATTGTTTGTAAAGGATAATCTGATTACCTAAAAAGTGCTTATAATCCAGATAGTACAGCTTGTTTTTATTCAGAAACTTGCCTGCACCTACATAGAATGATAAGTTGCCATATAAACCTAAACTTACATTTTCTTTGCTGACGTTGGCTGAAAGTAAATCATAATCTACATCTGAGCCAAATACATTTTTAATCCCTTTGGTATAATTAACTTCCAGGCGCGGGTAGGGTGAAGGCAGGTAATAACGGCCGGTAGGATAGGTTACATATTTGTTGCTGAAGTTATAACTGGTACGCACGTTAATAGTAAAAGCCTGATTGCGGTCAAATATCTGCACATCTTCCTGAGTAGGGGCAAAAGGATTGTTAGAAGTGTAACGTCGGTCGTGGTAGTAAAAGCTGTAATAAGAGGTATTATTGAGCCAGCGCCTGTCGGCAGCCTCAGCACTTACACTAGCTAGCCAGCCACCTATAATACGACGTGATACGGAAACTTGAGCAAAATGCTTATCATACAGTTTTTCATAATTCTTTCTGAAAAACAAGCTGGAAGTAGTATTAGTTAGCGTGGTAATAGGCTGCATATTGTTCATATCTACCACATCCGTTCCGCCACTAAAAGCAATAGTGTAATCGTTTACCGGAAAAGCACCATTAATATTGCCATGCAGCATATGATTAGAAAAGCCGTACCGGATATGCCCGCCCAACCGCACGTATTTATTAGTAATGCTATCAATACGTTTACTGTATGACATGCCATAATTAATGGCAAAACCTTCTACCGTATTATACAACAACGAAGAGGCAAGCGGATCAATATAGTAGTATTCATTTTTGTATCGGTTGCGGATGCCAATACCCGATACCAATAAGCCCATAGGCGTTACTTTGTTAAAAATTCGATCTATCGAATCCTGGTAGGCTTTAGATTCGCGCCGGCGAGCTAACGTTTCTTTCTTTACGTAATCTGTTTTTTCTTCTTCTGTAAGCGGGATAGGGCGGACCTGTTGCCAATAAGTAGTATCTTGTTTGTTCACCTCGCGGGTAATGCGTACCAGTTCGGCAAACTGCTTTTTATCCAATTTAGGGTCAACCTCGTAGTTTTTGTAGAGCGCAATAAAATAGCCGCCCAGTTTAAAACCAAACAAGCCAGCCGTAAACTCAAACTTGGCCGAAGCCGGTAGCCAGGCATTATGTGCTACAGGAATATACTGTTCTTTAATTTTTAAGGTATCTACAAAGTTAATCCCGGCCGACTTGGTGAGCGATAAATCAACGCTATGTATGCGCCAGCTATCTTCCATAATATAAATGTAACCGGAGAAAGTAGGTTCATACAAGTGCTTAGGAATAACCTGTATTTTGTTGATGATTTGTCCATTCTCGGTAGTTTGGCCTATCCACTTGTAATGGTAAAAGGACAACGCATTATCGGCAATTGGCGATACCAGCGGACGGTTACTCAAGCCTTGCCAGTTTTGCAGGTTCTGGTAAAAATTCACCGTCATCTCCGCAGCACGGTTAAATGTAAAAGCCCGGTTGCTGCCTGATACTTTGGAGGAGATAACTTCTTCATGAGTTCGATCAGGCTCCATAAAGCTGATTTTTGATTCGGATTCTGAAAGGTAAATAATGCCTCGTCGGTTAGAGTCCAACCCAAGTTGTTTACCTAGCTGGTTAATATCCCGACCCATAAACTTTTTAGGAGCAGCCAACAATTTTTGTAATCCTTTTACATAAGCCTCACAGGTATAAGTTTTTACTTCGTGTAAATAGGTTTTGCGTTTACGAATGGCTTTACGGATAATAGCATAAGCCGGGTCTTCACCGCCAGCTTTTACTACAACGTTTCGTAGTTCATAAGCTGCCAAGCTGAGGGTGATGTTAAGCGTTTGCTTACTATTGGTAACTGTTATTTTTCGGCTCTCTTGCCGGTAACCTATGGCTTTAAACAATATTTCATAGCTGCCTGAAGCCAGGTTAAGCGTGTACTCACCTTCACTGTTGGCTGAAGTGCCTAAAGTGGAATGATTAACCAGCACAGTGGCAAAAGCTACAGGATGTCCGCCGTCATCTTTAATAGTGCCACTAAGAGTAGTAGTTTGTGCCCACGTAATGGCTGTTATAAAAATAAAGCAAAAGGCTAATAATGTAACTTTCATAAATTAAATGTACCCGCACCCAAGATGGGAAATTTGCATGACATTTAGCTGACATTTGAAAACGTTAATTGTTGTGATACTTGTAATGAAAATAGATAATAGGAGCTGAATACTTTTACAAAGCTTTTGATCAATAATCAAACAGCAATAAAAAAGCTGACTTTGTTTATGCAGATATTTTAATCATCACAAACAAAGTCACCCTGAATATTAAATGTAACTCTTACTTATTGAATCATCCTCAATAATTCTTCGTCACTAATTATCGGAATGTTTAATTTATTAGCCTTTTCCAACTTGGACGGGCCCATATTGTCGCCTGCTACCAGGTAGTTCAGTTTGGCCGATATGCTGCTCAGCATTTTGCCGCCATTTTGTTCAATGAGTTCTTTTAGTTCATCCCGAGAGCGGGTTTCAAATACGCCCGAAATCACAAAGGTTTTGCCTGATAGCTTATCGCTGTGCAAGGTTACCTCTTTAGCTTCCGATATAAACTGTAAGCCCTGGCTTTGCAATTTTTGTAATTCCTCTTGGTGTGCAGGATCGCTGAAGTATTCTACCAGGCTTTGTGCTATGCGTTCGCCAATTTCATCAACTGCAGTTAGTTCTTCTAAACTGGCTGCTTTCAGGCGTTCTAAAGTTTTAAAATGAGCTACCAGTTTGCGTGCCACCGTTTCACCTATGTAACGGATGCCTAAGCCAAACAATACCTTTTCAAAAGGCATCTGTTTGGATTTTTCAATACCAGCCAGCATGTTCAGAATTGATTTTTCGCCAAAACGGTCCATCTGCTGCAACTCTGGTTTACGATTATGCAGCTCATAAATATCACTGATATGGCGGATGAAATTTCTATTATACAGGGTTTCAATAGTCTCATCGCCCAAACCATCAATATTCATAGCTTTTCGGCTCACAAAGTGCTGCATACGGCTTACAATTTGTGGCGGGCAAGCTTCATCATTGGGGCAGTAAAAAGCAGCCTCACCTTCCTTACGTTCCAGTGGTGTGCCGCAAGCCGGGCAGGTAGTCCGGTAACTAACAGGCGGTGCATCAGGCCGACGTTTAGCTGGGTTAACACTAATAATTTTCGGAATAATCTCGCCTCCCTTTTCTACATAAACAGAATCACCTTCGTGTAAATCCAGTCGTAAAATTTCATTGGCGTTATGAAGGGTGGCACGTTTTACCGTAGTGCCGGCTAGGAGTACAGGTTTCAAGTGGGCTACTGGGGTTACAGCACCAGTGCGGCCTACATTGTATTCTACATCCTCTAGTATAGTTTCTACCTGTTCGGCTTTATACTTGTAAGATATAGCCCAACGAGGTACTTTGGCTGTAAATCCCAATTCCTGTTGTTGAGCATAGTTATTTACTTTCAGTACAATACCATCAATATCAAAGCTCAGGTCAAAACGCTTCAGCTCCCATTCGGCAATAAAATCAAGCACTTCTTTTAAGCTATGGCACAGTCGGGTATGTTCACTAACATGAAAGCCCCAGCTTTTTACTGCCTGTATACTTTCCCAATGGGTTTTAAACAACGGTTTATCGGTGTATAGAAAGTATAAAAAGCAATCTAGCGGCCGTTTGGCCACCTCGGCCGAATCTTGCAGCTTCATAGTGCCTGAGGCAAAGTTCCGTGGGTTAGCATAAGCTATTTCACCACTTTCAATACGTTCGTTATTAAGACGTTCAAAAGCTTTACGGTGCATCAGCACTTCGCCGCGTATTTCAAAAAAGTTGGGGTAATTGCCAGAAGTCAGCTTTTTGGGTACGCTGTGGATGGTACGTACATTAGTCGTTACATCGTCACCTTCTACACCGTTACCACGGGTTACAGCGCGGGCTAGTTTACCCTGCTCATAAGTCATACTCATGGAGAGGCCATCAAACTTCAGCTCACATACGTATTCAAAATTATCGCCAATGGCTTTGCGAATGCGTTGATCAAAATCATGCAGTTCCTGCTCGTTGTAGGTATTACCTAGCGAGAGCATGGGCCAGCGGTGCCTTACGGTCTGGAATTCTTTGGTAACCTCGCCACCTACTTTTTGAGTGGGCGATTCAAGATCTATATATTCAGGAAACTGCTTTTCCAGATCGGCCAGCTCACGTAATTTTTGGTCAAAATCAAAGTCTGATATGGTAGGCTGGGCCAGCACATAATAGTTATAATTGTGCTGTCTTAGTTCAGCTGATAAAGCATCTATACGGTTTTTTGCTTCGTTTGGCAACATGCAGCGAAGATAGCTAATCGACCGAAGTTAGTTACCTTACAAGTAGTCATTTTTAAAGGTAATGGCTTGTTAGCATTTATTGAAATGCAAGTCTTGCTAAATTTATGAGCTACAGACAAAAAGCCCCTACTGTCATAATAAAACCACAATAAACCGAATAGATAATTAATGTCTCAAAAGTGGGAAATTAAACCTATGTTTGAGATATGGAAGCTACTGAACAAAAGATTGTGGATACTGCAATTCGCATTTTTAATGAAGATATATCTGCCAACTTGGAAACTGTTGCTGAAAATGCAGGAGTTACCCGCAGAACGCTTCATCGATATTTTAAGGATCGTTTGCAATTGATGAATGCTTGCCGGAGTGAAATGCAGGCTCAATGTAAAATAAAGATTATGGCAGCTTATGCGAGTAGCAGTGATCCTTTAAAGCAGTTAGAAGCCGTGCTTTATGCCGGAATAGATTGCGGAAGTAAATATGTTTTTTTAGATAAACTGTATCAACGCGAAGGTATTCAACAACCAGCTCCGGATGAAAGTAGCGAGACACTAAACGAAATTAAGGCAAAGTGGTTTAACGTAGTTGCTCTGTTGCAAAAGCGAGATTTAATTACCAATCAGCTAACACCAGCCTGGATTTATGCACTTTTCAGTAGCATGGTTACTACGACTATTAATGCATTACAGTCGGGCGATATAGCCCGCAATGATATTAAAAAGTTTGCCTGGTTTTCTTTTAGCAAGAGTATCGGTGTTAAAGAATAAACTGTGAAAAACTCATTTTATTTTCAATAAGTGCTTTGTAAAAGAAGCTTTTCTGAAATATTTCATTCAACTACTAATCAGCCAGCTTTTGGCTTAATAATTACAATCATGGAAAATCAAACCAACTTTGATGCGATCATTATTGGAGGCAGCAGTGCAGGGCTATCTGCTGGAATGGCTTTAGGACGTGCTTTGAAAAAAGTACTTATCATTGACAGTGGTTTACCTTGTAACCGGCAAACGCCCCATTCGCATAACTTTATTACGCATGATGGCTGGAAACCTAGCGAAATCATGGAAGTAGCCAAAAACGAATTGTTGGCTTATGATACCGTAATGTTCTCGCCCGGCTTGGTAACAGAAGTTACTGATAACAACGGAAACTTTAAAGTTACTGTAGCTAACCAATCTATTCAATATATTGCCAAAAAAATGTTGTTTGCAACCGGTGTAAAGGATATTATGCCTAATATACCTGGCTTTGCGGATTGCTGGGGCATATCAGTAATACATTGCCCATACTGCCACGGGTATGAGTACAGAGGAAAGAAAACCGGCATACTCATGAACAGTGAGCTAGCTGCCGATTTTGCCAAGTTCATCAGAAACTGGACACCTGACCTCACACTATTTACCAATGGCAAAGCTAAACTAACGCCAGAGCAGCAGGAGCAAACTTTAAAGCGCAATATACAGATTGTAGAAAAAACAATTAGTAGTCTGCAACATGAAAACGGGCATTTGAAATCCATTAATTTTACAGATGGTACGGTGCATTTGCTGGATGCACTATATGGTCGCCAGCCCTTTGAGCAGCATTGTAGCATTCCAGAACACTTAGGATGCACCATGACAGAACAAGGCTATATTCAGGTAGATGAATTTAAAAAGACAAGTGTTGCCGGTATTTATGCTGCGGGAGATAACACAACGCCTTTCCGGTCAGTGGCTGCCGCTGTGGCTGCTGGTAATCTGGCTGGTGCAATGATAAATCATGAGATAATTAATGAAAGCGAGTAGCAGGTTAGGAGTACGCTTGAGGAAGAGGTAAGTGGTAGTAAACTGTTATTGTATCACTTACCTTCTTCCTCTTTCGTGGTTTCTCCAATTTTAACCAGTTCTTGGCTCATTTTAGCGTGACCAGCAAAAAAGATGTAATAAACCATAGCGCTTAAAATGAAGAAAAAGCTGATGTAAAAATGAATGTAGCTACCTGCTGCAGCCAATACATAACAAACAGGACCTACCAACGCCGTTTTTTGTGCCGAACGATAAACTTCATCCGTCAAAATTTCATGTCGGGTATGATTATTTCGAATAATATATTCCAGCAAAATCAGGTGCATGACGGCAATTACAAACAGGGTTGACGAGTAGATGATGATAGTGATAGGCAGATAAGGGTTTTCTGCCAGTAAAGCCGCCGGGTACGGAATGAGGGCGATAAACATCAAGTAAACAATGTTAATCCACATCAAAATGCTGTCAGTTACCTTGGCAAAGGCAAATATGCGGTGGTGAGCTATCCAAAAAACACCAATCACCAAAAAAGTAAAAGCAAAAGTAAGCAGCTTGGGTATAGCCTGATGTAATACTTTATACAGTTGCTGGCCGCTTACGTAATTGGCCTGCGGTATTTTCACATTCAAAATTAGCAGGGTAATGGCAATGGCAAACACGCCATCCGAAAATGCTTCCAGCCGGTTCTTATTCATCTGGCGGGTATAATTAATTGATTAGTATATAATAAATAGGTAAATAGCTTTTACCCGATGAATGTTTGCGTAGGCTGGCGTATAGTGTAAACGGTAAACTAAGAGAGAATAATAAAAAAGCCCATCAACTTATGTTGATGGGCCTCACAACTAAATAGAACTCTCTAAACCTTACTTTATTCTCACAAACGCATTAACCTTTAAATATAGTTTGATACGTGCTGTAAATAATAAAGTTGCTTAAAAATTAAAAAAAGTTTATCTGTAAATAAATGTTACAAAATGCTACTTAATCTGGCTAATTAACTGCTGATAGAGTTTTTCCACATCTGCTTTTTGAAATAATTCAGGACCTCGGTTCATGGTAGCGGCACTGCCACAGGCTATGCCCATGCGTACCATCTGGCGTAAATCAAAACCCTTTTCACAGCCATAAACCATACCCGCTACCATACTATCGCCAGCGCCTACAGTGCTTTGCTTTTCAATAGGTGGAGCAGCAATATGTTCTGAAAAATCTTTGCTGGCTATGTAGGCACCATCGCTACCTAATGATACCACAACTACCTGGCATTTACCCTTATCAATAATTTGCCGGGTTGCTTCTTCAACCGAAGCAATATCTTTAATGTCGATACCTGTTAATTTACTAAGTTCGGCTTGATTAGGCTTGAGCATAAATACGCCTTCTTCTACCGCATGTTTCAGGGCTTCGCCAGAAGTATCTACAATCAACCGGGCTTCATCCTGCCGTGCAATACGGGCTATCTTAGCTAAAAAGTCATCGCTGGCTCCGGGAGGCATACTGCCGCTTACCACAATAAATTTGGGTTTAGGCGACAGGTTTTTAATGACATTCAGTATTTCGCGTTCTTCTTTAGGCAACAGTTCTACCGCCGGCATACCAAAGCGGTACTCTTCATGGATAGAGCGGTTCATGACGATGAAATTTTCACGCGTCATGTTTTCGGTAAGTACCGGTAACTGGTTGATGCGTTCTGCCTTCAGCAAATCCTGCAAAAGCTGTCCGGTTAAGCCGCCTGATGGGAAAACCGCGACCGAATTTACATTCAGCCGCTTTAATCCGCGAGATACATTGATACCGCCACCACCTGGTTCAAACCGGGGCTGGTCGCAACTGAGTTTCTGATCGGGTTCTATTTTATCTACCGTGGTACTTTTATCTACCACAGGGCTTAAGGTTAATGTGATAATATGCTTCATTTACGCAATAGTAACTTCAGGGGCTAAATATACATCTTGGATACTATGTAAAAATTCAACACCCTCGGCAAACGGCCGTTGGAAAGCACGACGACCTAAGATTAAGCCGGTACCACCTGCCCGTTTGTTAATAACTGCGTTAGCTACTGAATCAGCCAAATCGCCCGGGCCTTTAGACTCTCCACCTGAGTTAATTAAGCCGGCACGACCCATATAGCAATTTGCTAATTGGTAACGGCACATATCAATTGGGTGCTCGGATGTTAGCTGACTATACATCAGCGGATCATTTTTAGAAAAATTGATTTTGGTAAAACCACCGTTTACATCAGGCATTTTCTGCTTGATGATGTCGGCTTGTATGGTTACCCCTATGTGGTTAGCCTGTCCGGTGATATCAGTAGCAGCTTCGTAGTTTATACTATCTTTCTTAAAATCATTGTTACGAGTATAGCACCACAAAATAGTAGCCATGCCTAACTCATGGGCACGTTCAAAAGCTTGTGATACTTCAATAATCTGGCGGCTGGATTCTTCCGAGCCGAAATAAATAGTAGCACCTACTGCAGTTGCACCTAAGTTCCAGGCATCTTCAACCGAACCAAACATAATCTGATTGTATTTGGTAGGGTAGGTCAGCAACTCGTTATGGTTAATTTTAACTATCAGCGGAATTTTGTGGGCGTACTTGCGCGACACCATAGCCAAATTACCAAAAGTGGTGGCTACGGCATTCGAGCCACCTTCTAGAGCCAACTTTACAATGTTTTCTGGGTCAAAATACATCGGGTTTTTGGCGAAAGATGCACCAGCAGTATGTTCAATACCCTGATCAATAGGCAGGATAGATAAATACCCCGTACCAGCTAAACGGCCGTGATTACGCATGGCTGCCAAGCTGCGCAAAACTTGTGGATTACGGTTGGTTTCCAAAAACACCTGGTCAATAAAATCAGGTGATGGTAGGTGTAATAAACTTTTGTCGAAAGTTTTGCTTTCATGCTGTAGTAAATCGTCGGCGCGGTTACCCAATAAGTCAAGAATGTGTTGAAAGGCCATATGATATGGAGTTTTGAGAAGTCAAAGAAATTTTAAAACATAACAGGCTTACAACTTGATTGTTTTTTGCTTGGCAGTACAAGTTGACTGGCCTAAGCTGTAGTTTGACTTTGAAAAGACAAATGTTTGAAGTTTAATTTTTTAGCCTTTTATGGTTATTTGCATTCTAATAAGTAGTATTAGTTTAATGTAGCGGTTAAAAAAATTAGATTATCAAGGAAAAAAATTATTTTTAACCGGGCAAAATATAGCCTTGTATTATAATCTGCAATCAATAAACTTATTTTAATATATAAATTATAACGATCGTTTGAAGCTTAAAGCCATGTTTGAAAATTATTACCTTTTTATTAATAAATACTTAAATTTCATATATCTATTATTTGCAATCATACTTACTGGGCTATCAACCATTCTGGTACCTCCTTTTCAAAATCCAGACGAACCTGCTCATTTTTACAGAGCCGAAGAAGTTTCAAGATTGGAGTTAGTACCCTCTTTTGTATATGACAGTCAATACAAGATTCCACAGCATACAGACTCAACATTAGTATTTTCTGCACCTGGTGGATACAAGGTTGATAAAGGAGTACAGCAAGCACAGCATCCATTTACTAGATTATCTTGTTGTTTAATAAATCGAGTAGACTCAAGCATGTTTATTGAAGCTAAGCAGTATAAATGGGGTAGTGGCTTTACTCGATTAAATTTTGGTAATACAGCTATTTATCCACCTACTGCTTACATTATACCATCCATAGGTATATTTATTGGTAAATGCCTTCAACTTAATATTATACAAACCTATACTTTGTCGAGAATTTTTAACTGTGTTACAGCAGTAATGATAGGTTTTTTAGCTCTGTTTTTAGCAAAGCGTAGTCGTATACTTTTCTTTATAGCACTGCTATTTCCAATGTGCGTTTCCCTATTTGCATCTGTTAGTCAAGATGCTTCACTAATTTGTTTTTCTTTTTTACTAGTTGCCATTATAGATCATGCCGAATTTAATAGTACTCCTCAATATTCGAAATGGCATTTTTTGGGTATGGTTCTGTTAATGACTTTAATAATTATTGCTAAACCACCCTACACTCCTTTAGTATTTATATTTCTGCTTTTGAGTATCCCTCTACGTACTAGAGTATTATTGTTTAGCATACCTTTATTTATATTGATGATTTGGTTTTATATTGATCACTACAATCTAGCAATACCATTTGCACCTGTTGAAATGCATATAAATGCCAAATTACAAGTTTCACATATACTTCACCATCCCTTTAGATTTATAAAAATGTTTTTTAAACCTGAATGGATGGCTATCAACCAGAATGCAAAAATGTTTGTCGGGATACTAGGTTGGCTTGATACGTATTTTCCTAGACTTTACTATAAAATGGCATTCATGGTTTTTTTCTTGGGTTTAGTAACTTGCTTTGAGTTTACCCGGAAAGATTCACATTTTAAAGTTAAGGTTGGCTTATTATTTTTTGCAACAATCACCTTAATAGCAGTAATGACAGCCCAATATGTAACATGGACTGCATTAGATTCACCTGTGTTTAGTGGTATGCAAGGCAGGTATTTATATCCTATATTTCCGTTTGTGGCACTTGGTGTTTCAGGTTATAAGAAAATAGATAAGATAAGTCCTTACAAAAGCGTGTTCTTGATCTTAATTGTAAGTTTTCCAATAATTACTATATTAAACTTGGTTAATGTATTAATTCATCGATATTATTTATAGCTTGATTGTAAATATGGCTTATTTAGCTTTAAATAAGCCATATTTAAGAATACAATATATAGCGCGAAAGCCATCTTTCCAACCAATTTTCTTACCTTCTTCATAGGTACGGCCGTAATAAGATATTCCAACCTCATATAAACGTAAGTTTTTCACACGCGATAGCTTTATAGTTATTTCCGGCTCAAAGCCAAAACGCTTTTCTGTTAAAATAATTGATTGTATCAACTTTCGATCAAACATCTTGTAACATGTTTCCATATCTGTAAGGTTCATATTCGAAAACATGTTGGATAAGAAAGTTAACCATTTATTCCCTATTGTATGCCAGAAAAACAATATACGGTGAGGATGACTACCCATAAACCGCGACCCATAAACAACATCAGCAAAACCGTTAATGATAGGTTTAAGCATGTAGTTGTACTCTTCAGGGTCATACTCTAGGTCAGCATCTTGTATAATTACATAGTCTCCTGTAGCTTGAGCAATACCAGTATGTAGGGCTGCACCTTTGCCTTGATTTACTTCATGTTTATAGTAAACAATATTTAAGTTAGCATTTTGCTGCTGATACAGTTTCACTGCATCATCTGTATCGTCCTTTGAACAATCGTTTACAATGATTACTTCTTTTTGAATATCATTAATAAGTTTAACATTTTTTATCTTATCAAGAATCAGGTGAATAGTTTTACCTTCATTGTAGGCTGGAATAATAATTGACAAAGTATTAATATGCATGTAATAAGGAAGTTCTAAAATTTATCAGCTTATAAATAGTTCCAAAAATATGCAAAATCTAGCTTTAATCTTAAAAACAGTTTAAAAATGATTAATCATAATATTTTTGAGTGCAAGTTGAACAATAGTCTGGCTGTATAGCATTAATCAGTAACTGTTCTTACTTAGTTTCTATGTTGCCAATAATTTTATTCTGTTTTAAAAAACTATCACGCTCAAAAGATATTGAATACTTTAGCGCATTAAAACCTGTACTATGTCCGTCATTCTGTTTACGTTAATTATTCTGGTTGGGGCCTACATGGCCGGTTTGTTAGGCTCATTAACCGGATTGGGTGGGGGCGTAGTCATCATACCTCTATTATCATTGGTTTTGGACGTAAATATTCACTATGCTATTGGCGCTTCGCTGGTGTCGGTTATTGCTACCTCTTCAGGTTCGGCTGTGGCTTATGTGCGTGAAGGGATTACTAATATGCGCATTGGTATGTTTCTGGAAATTGCCACCACTACAGGGGCAATGCTGGGAGCTATGTTGGCCCTGCACCTGCAAACCAGCTTTATTGCCGTTATATTTGGCGTCATACTGATTTTTACGGCGGTCATGTCGTTACGTAAAAAAGAAGAATTTGTAAGTCAGGAAAAAAGCTGGCTGTCAGATAAACTGAAGCTGAACGGCAGCTACCCAGCCAATGGCCAAACCGTACAATATGGCGTACGCCATGTAGGCGGCGGTTTTTTAATGATGCTGTTTGCCGGGGTTATATCAGGGTTGTTAGGCATCGGTTCGGGCTCCTTAAAAGTAGTGGCTATGGATGGTATTATGCGTATTCCATTCAAAGTATCAACTACCACCAGTAACTTCATGATTGGTGTAACTGCGGCGGCCAGTGCCGTGGTTTATTTGCAGCGTGGATATATTGATCCTGGCTTATCAATGCCAGTGGTAATCGGTGTGTTGCTGGGAGCTTTAACCGGGTCTAAAATACTGGTACATACCCAAAAGTCGGGCTGGCTACGATGGACGTTTGCCATTGTAGTAACTTTTTTGGCCATACAAATGATTTATAACGGAATAAATCACAAAATTTAACTACATGTCTAACGTTAAACAGTTTAAAGATACCGATATCCAATTAGCCATAGGTTGGATATTGCGTTTGGGGGTTATTAT
This region includes:
- a CDS encoding 1-phosphofructokinase family hexose kinase; this translates as MKHIITLTLSPVVDKSTTVDKIEPDQKLSCDQPRFEPGGGGINVSRGLKRLNVNSVAVFPSGGLTGQLLQDLLKAERINQLPVLTENMTRENFIVMNRSIHEEYRFGMPAVELLPKEEREILNVIKNLSPKPKFIVVSGSMPPGASDDFLAKIARIARQDEARLIVDTSGEALKHAVEEGVFMLKPNQAELSKLTGIDIKDIASVEEATRQIIDKGKCQVVVVSLGSDGAYIASKDFSEHIAAPPIEKQSTVGAGDSMVAGMVYGCEKGFDLRQMVRMGIACGSAATMNRGPELFQKADVEKLYQQLISQIK
- a CDS encoding class I fructose-bisphosphate aldolase, which gives rise to MAFQHILDLLGNRADDLLQHESKTFDKSLLHLPSPDFIDQVFLETNRNPQVLRSLAAMRNHGRLAGTGYLSILPIDQGIEHTAGASFAKNPMYFDPENIVKLALEGGSNAVATTFGNLAMVSRKYAHKIPLIVKINHNELLTYPTKYNQIMFGSVEDAWNLGATAVGATIYFGSEESSRQIIEVSQAFERAHELGMATILWCYTRNNDFKKDSINYEAATDITGQANHIGVTIQADIIKQKMPDVNGGFTKINFSKNDPLMYSQLTSEHPIDMCRYQLANCYMGRAGLINSGGESKGPGDLADSVANAVINKRAGGTGLILGRRAFQRPFAEGVEFLHSIQDVYLAPEVTIA
- a CDS encoding DUF2142 domain-containing protein gives rise to the protein MFENYYLFINKYLNFIYLLFAIILTGLSTILVPPFQNPDEPAHFYRAEEVSRLELVPSFVYDSQYKIPQHTDSTLVFSAPGGYKVDKGVQQAQHPFTRLSCCLINRVDSSMFIEAKQYKWGSGFTRLNFGNTAIYPPTAYIIPSIGIFIGKCLQLNIIQTYTLSRIFNCVTAVMIGFLALFLAKRSRILFFIALLFPMCVSLFASVSQDASLICFSFLLVAIIDHAEFNSTPQYSKWHFLGMVLLMTLIIIAKPPYTPLVFIFLLLSIPLRTRVLLFSIPLFILMIWFYIDHYNLAIPFAPVEMHINAKLQVSHILHHPFRFIKMFFKPEWMAINQNAKMFVGILGWLDTYFPRLYYKMAFMVFFLGLVTCFEFTRKDSHFKVKVGLLFFATITLIAVMTAQYVTWTALDSPVFSGMQGRYLYPIFPFVALGVSGYKKIDKISPYKSVFLILIVSFPIITILNLVNVLIHRYYL
- a CDS encoding glycosyltransferase family 2 protein; the protein is MHINTLSIIIPAYNEGKTIHLILDKIKNVKLINDIQKEVIIVNDCSKDDTDDAVKLYQQQNANLNIVYYKHEVNQGKGAALHTGIAQATGDYVIIQDADLEYDPEEYNYMLKPIINGFADVVYGSRFMGSHPHRILFFWHTIGNKWLTFLSNMFSNMNLTDMETCYKMFDRKLIQSIILTEKRFGFEPEITIKLSRVKNLRLYEVGISYYGRTYEEGKKIGWKDGFRAIYCILKYGLFKAK
- a CDS encoding sulfite exporter TauE/SafE family protein, coding for MSVILFTLIILVGAYMAGLLGSLTGLGGGVVIIPLLSLVLDVNIHYAIGASLVSVIATSSGSAVAYVREGITNMRIGMFLEIATTTGAMLGAMLALHLQTSFIAVIFGVILIFTAVMSLRKKEEFVSQEKSWLSDKLKLNGSYPANGQTVQYGVRHVGGGFLMMLFAGVISGLLGIGSGSLKVVAMDGIMRIPFKVSTTTSNFMIGVTAAASAVVYLQRGYIDPGLSMPVVIGVLLGALTGSKILVHTQKSGWLRWTFAIVVTFLAIQMIYNGINHKI